A single genomic interval of Agarivorans aestuarii harbors:
- the pnp gene encoding polyribonucleotide nucleotidyltransferase, whose translation MNPIVKTFKYGENTVTIETGAIARQATAAVMVTMDDTTVFVSVVGKKTATPGQDFFPLTVNYQERTYAAGKIPGGFFKREGRPSEEETLIARLIDRPIRPLFPDGFVNEVQVVATVVSVNPQVQPDIVALIGTSAALSLSGIPFNGPIGAARVGYIDGNYILNPTTEELPESKLDLVVAGTESAVLMVESEAELLSEEVMLGAVVYGHEQSNAVITAINELCEEAAKPAWEWEAPAVNVALKDKVAALAEAKLTEAYQITDKAERYAEVGEIKKAVVEAISAEDETLDRQDIGDELGKLEKNVVRSRIISGEPRIDGREPDMIRALDVMTGVLPRTHGSSVFTRGETQALVTCTLGTERDAQMIDSLAGLQTSRFMLHYNFPPYCVGETGFIGSPKRREIGHGRLAKRGVAAVMPSSEEFPYTVRVVSEITESNGSSSMASVCGSSLALMDAGVPIKASVAGIAMGLVKEGDKFVVLSDILGDEDHLGDMDFKVAGSSEGISALQMDIKIEGITKEIMEIALRQAQGARLHILGVMDQAIGTSREEISEFAPRIHTLKINPEKIKDVIGKGGATIRALTDETGTTIEIEDDGTVKVAATDNAQAQEAIKRIEQLTAEVEAGQFYEGKVVRLADFGAFVEILPGKDGLVHISQISQERVANVSDHLTVGDIVKVKVLEVDRQGRVRLSIKEAASPSEVPAEKPAE comes from the coding sequence GTGAATCCTATCGTAAAAACGTTTAAATACGGTGAGAATACAGTCACCATTGAAACTGGCGCTATCGCTCGTCAAGCAACAGCTGCCGTAATGGTTACTATGGACGATACAACGGTATTTGTATCAGTAGTGGGTAAAAAAACTGCTACACCTGGCCAAGATTTCTTCCCGTTGACTGTGAACTACCAAGAACGTACTTACGCAGCAGGTAAAATTCCTGGTGGTTTCTTCAAACGCGAAGGTCGCCCTTCGGAAGAAGAAACGTTAATCGCACGTTTGATTGACCGTCCTATTCGTCCGCTATTCCCAGATGGCTTCGTGAACGAAGTTCAAGTTGTGGCAACAGTGGTTTCTGTTAATCCACAAGTTCAGCCAGACATCGTTGCGTTAATTGGTACTTCTGCGGCATTAAGCCTTTCAGGTATTCCTTTTAACGGTCCAATTGGTGCAGCACGTGTTGGTTACATTGATGGTAACTACATTCTTAACCCAACCACCGAAGAGCTTCCTGAAAGCAAGCTAGACCTAGTAGTAGCCGGTACTGAAAGTGCGGTACTTATGGTTGAGTCTGAAGCTGAATTGCTTTCTGAAGAAGTAATGTTAGGCGCGGTTGTTTATGGTCACGAGCAATCAAATGCTGTAATCACTGCTATTAACGAGTTGTGTGAAGAAGCCGCTAAACCAGCTTGGGAATGGGAAGCACCTGCAGTTAACGTTGCACTTAAAGATAAAGTAGCAGCACTAGCTGAAGCTAAGTTAACTGAAGCTTACCAAATTACTGATAAAGCTGAGCGTTATGCTGAAGTTGGCGAAATCAAAAAAGCGGTTGTTGAAGCAATAAGCGCAGAAGACGAAACTCTAGACCGCCAAGATATTGGTGACGAACTAGGTAAGTTAGAGAAAAACGTAGTGCGTTCACGCATTATCTCTGGTGAGCCACGTATCGATGGTCGTGAACCAGATATGATTCGTGCTCTAGACGTAATGACTGGCGTATTGCCACGTACTCACGGTAGCTCTGTATTCACTCGTGGTGAAACTCAAGCCTTAGTAACCTGTACTCTTGGTACAGAACGTGATGCTCAGATGATTGACTCGCTAGCTGGCTTACAAACATCTCGCTTCATGCTTCACTACAACTTCCCTCCATACTGTGTTGGCGAAACTGGCTTCATTGGTTCACCTAAACGTCGTGAAATTGGCCATGGTCGTTTGGCTAAGCGTGGTGTTGCAGCGGTAATGCCGAGCTCAGAAGAGTTCCCATACACTGTACGTGTAGTTTCTGAAATCACCGAGTCTAACGGTTCAAGCTCAATGGCTTCTGTTTGTGGTAGCTCATTGGCTCTTATGGATGCTGGTGTTCCAATTAAAGCCTCTGTTGCGGGTATCGCAATGGGTCTAGTGAAAGAGGGCGACAAATTTGTTGTTCTTTCAGACATCTTAGGTGATGAAGATCACTTAGGTGACATGGACTTTAAAGTAGCCGGTTCTTCTGAAGGTATCTCTGCATTGCAGATGGATATTAAGATTGAAGGTATCACTAAAGAAATCATGGAAATTGCCCTACGCCAAGCGCAAGGTGCACGTTTACATATTCTAGGTGTTATGGATCAAGCAATCGGTACTTCTCGTGAAGAGATTTCTGAGTTTGCTCCACGTATTCATACGCTTAAAATCAACCCTGAGAAGATTAAAGACGTAATTGGTAAAGGTGGTGCAACTATTCGTGCACTTACTGATGAAACTGGCACTACTATCGAAATCGAAGATGACGGTACAGTGAAAGTAGCAGCAACTGATAACGCTCAAGCTCAAGAAGCTATTAAGCGTATTGAGCAGCTAACTGCAGAAGTTGAAGCGGGTCAATTCTACGAAGGAAAAGTTGTTCGTCTTGCAGACTTTGGTGCATTTGTTGAAATCTTGCCAGGTAAAGATGGCCTAGTACACATTTCACAAATCTCTCAAGAGCGTGTTGCTAATGTTTCTGACCACCTAACTGTTGGTGACATTGTTAAAGTTAAAGTACTTGAAGTAGACCGCCAAGGCCGTGTACGTCTAAGTATTAAAGAAGCGGCTTCGCCTAGCGAAGTTCCAGCAGAAAAACCTGCTGAATAA
- the rbfA gene encoding 30S ribosome-binding factor RbfA — protein sequence MPREFSRPDRVAQQIQKEVAMILQREVRDSRLSLVTVSAVEVTRDLAYAKVFVTFLDDSEEAVKASLEALEEHVGYVRHLLAKAMRLRAVPELRFQYDGSLREGLRMTELATKAVKDDQQKAEASGRSLNDGEEQEGE from the coding sequence ATGCCTAGAGAATTTAGCCGCCCAGACCGGGTAGCCCAACAAATTCAAAAAGAAGTTGCGATGATATTGCAACGCGAAGTACGTGACTCGCGTTTGAGTCTTGTCACTGTATCAGCAGTAGAAGTAACCCGAGATCTTGCTTACGCCAAAGTGTTTGTCACCTTTTTAGATGATAGCGAAGAAGCGGTTAAAGCAAGCTTAGAAGCGCTAGAAGAGCACGTGGGTTATGTTCGCCATTTGTTAGCTAAAGCAATGCGCCTGCGCGCCGTGCCCGAGTTGCGCTTTCAATATGATGGCTCATTGCGTGAAGGTTTACGCATGACCGAATTAGCGACTAAAGCCGTTAAAGACGATCAGCAAAAAGCTGAGGCTTCAGGCCGTAGTTTGAACGACGGTGAAGAGCAAGAGGGCGAGTAA
- the infB gene encoding translation initiation factor IF-2 — protein sequence MTEVSIKQLATDVGTNEDKLIQQFADAGIKKSLTDSVTQEEKTKLLEHLKLQHGEESSPSRMTLQRTTKSTLSVSGTGGKSRAVQVEVRKKKTYVKRSAVEEQAKQEAEEKARLEAEESARVEAEANSKKAAEEKAKRDAEEKAKREEKAAAAAAAAAKAKEAEKQSDAEKSPEQLAAEKEAADILRKQEEAAIAKAEAEAEKKAEEAKKLAEENAARWAEEEKARKKREESADYHTTTSTYARAAEDEQEQKAEAPRRKKRKAKQNDDNNNRRGGRKGNKRQVATPSAMQHGFNKPAQPVEREVRIGETISVGELANKMAIKATEVIKAMMKMGAMATINQVIDQETATLVAEELGHKVVLVKENALEEQVMQEAESTGEKTNRAPVVTIMGHVDHGKTSLLDYIRRAKVADGEAGGITQHIGAYHVETNGNMITFLDTPGHAAFTSMRARGAKATDIVVLVVAADDGVMPQTVEAIQHARAAGVPLVVAVNKMDKEGADPDRVKNELSQHEVIPEDWGGDIQFVHVSAKSGDGIDDLLEAIVLQSDVLELTASHVGAASGVVIESRLDKGRGPIASILVQHGQLQKGDIILCGLEYGRIRAMKDENGKDIDTAGPSIPVEILGLSGVPQAGDEATVVRDEKKAREVALYRQGKFRDVKLARQQKSKLENMFANMEEGEVQELNIVLKSDVQGSLEAIADSLSKLSTDEVKVNIIGRGVGGITETDATLAAASNAIVLGFNVRADATARRIIETESVDLHYYSVIYDLIDEVKSAMTGLLAPEFKQQIMGLAEVRDVFKSPKLGAIAGCMVLEGQVKRSNPIRVLRENVVIYEGELESLRRFKDDVNEVRNGMECGIGVKNYNDVRAGDQIEVFEIVEVKRSL from the coding sequence ATGACAGAAGTTTCAATTAAACAACTCGCGACCGACGTGGGAACAAACGAAGATAAACTGATTCAGCAATTTGCAGATGCTGGTATTAAAAAGTCTTTAACTGACAGTGTGACTCAAGAAGAGAAAACGAAACTTCTTGAGCATTTAAAATTACAGCATGGTGAAGAGAGCTCACCAAGTCGTATGACTTTACAACGCACCACCAAAAGCACCTTAAGTGTTTCTGGTACTGGCGGTAAGTCTCGCGCCGTTCAAGTAGAAGTGCGCAAGAAGAAAACTTACGTTAAGCGCAGCGCTGTAGAAGAACAAGCGAAACAAGAAGCCGAAGAAAAAGCACGTTTGGAAGCAGAAGAATCCGCACGTGTTGAAGCAGAAGCGAATTCGAAAAAAGCTGCCGAAGAAAAAGCTAAGCGCGATGCAGAAGAAAAAGCTAAGCGTGAAGAAAAAGCGGCAGCAGCGGCAGCAGCCGCGGCTAAAGCTAAAGAAGCTGAGAAGCAATCGGATGCTGAAAAATCTCCAGAGCAATTAGCTGCAGAAAAAGAAGCTGCAGACATCTTGCGTAAGCAAGAAGAAGCTGCCATTGCTAAAGCAGAAGCTGAAGCAGAGAAAAAAGCAGAAGAAGCGAAAAAGCTAGCTGAAGAAAACGCTGCGCGCTGGGCTGAAGAAGAGAAAGCGCGTAAAAAGCGTGAAGAATCTGCTGATTACCATACAACAACGTCTACTTATGCCCGTGCTGCTGAAGATGAGCAAGAGCAAAAAGCAGAAGCGCCTCGCCGTAAGAAGCGTAAAGCTAAGCAAAATGACGATAACAACAATCGTCGCGGTGGCCGTAAAGGTAACAAGCGTCAAGTTGCTACTCCGTCGGCTATGCAGCATGGTTTCAACAAACCAGCGCAACCGGTTGAGCGTGAAGTTCGCATTGGTGAGACCATTTCAGTTGGCGAATTAGCTAATAAAATGGCTATCAAAGCCACAGAAGTCATTAAAGCAATGATGAAAATGGGCGCTATGGCGACCATTAACCAAGTGATTGACCAAGAAACGGCAACCTTAGTTGCTGAAGAACTTGGCCACAAAGTTGTATTGGTTAAAGAAAACGCACTTGAAGAGCAAGTAATGCAAGAAGCTGAGTCAACCGGTGAGAAAACTAACCGTGCGCCAGTGGTTACTATTATGGGTCACGTTGACCATGGTAAAACCTCATTGCTTGATTACATTCGTCGTGCCAAAGTTGCCGATGGTGAAGCTGGCGGTATTACCCAGCATATCGGTGCTTACCATGTTGAAACCAACGGTAACATGATTACCTTCTTGGATACTCCTGGACACGCAGCGTTTACCTCAATGCGTGCTCGTGGTGCCAAAGCTACTGATATCGTTGTATTAGTAGTAGCTGCCGATGATGGTGTAATGCCACAAACCGTTGAAGCCATTCAGCATGCTCGTGCAGCGGGCGTTCCATTGGTTGTTGCTGTTAACAAAATGGATAAAGAAGGCGCTGATCCAGATCGCGTTAAGAATGAGTTATCACAACACGAAGTTATCCCAGAAGATTGGGGCGGCGACATTCAGTTTGTACACGTGTCGGCGAAAAGCGGTGACGGTATTGATGACCTGCTAGAAGCTATTGTGCTGCAATCAGATGTACTAGAGCTTACTGCTAGCCACGTTGGTGCCGCATCGGGTGTTGTGATTGAGTCTCGCCTTGATAAAGGTCGTGGTCCAATTGCATCTATCTTGGTACAACACGGTCAGTTGCAAAAAGGCGACATCATTCTTTGTGGTCTTGAATACGGTCGTATTCGTGCCATGAAAGATGAAAACGGTAAAGACATCGACACCGCTGGTCCTTCAATCCCGGTAGAGATTTTAGGTCTTTCTGGTGTGCCACAAGCTGGTGACGAAGCAACCGTTGTTCGCGATGAGAAGAAAGCTCGTGAAGTAGCGCTATACCGTCAGGGTAAATTCCGTGATGTTAAATTAGCGCGTCAGCAGAAATCTAAACTTGAAAACATGTTCGCCAACATGGAAGAAGGTGAAGTTCAAGAGCTAAACATTGTACTTAAGTCTGACGTACAAGGTTCACTTGAAGCGATTGCTGATTCACTATCTAAGCTTTCTACTGATGAAGTAAAGGTGAACATTATTGGTCGCGGTGTTGGTGGTATTACCGAAACAGACGCTACCTTAGCTGCTGCTTCTAACGCCATTGTGCTTGGCTTTAACGTACGTGCTGACGCAACTGCGCGCCGTATTATCGAAACTGAAAGCGTAGATCTACACTACTACAGCGTAATCTACGACTTAATCGATGAAGTTAAGAGTGCAATGACTGGCTTGCTTGCTCCAGAATTTAAACAACAAATTATGGGCTTAGCTGAGGTTCGTGACGTATTTAAGTCACCTAAACTTGGCGCTATTGCTGGTTGTATGGTTCTAGAAGGTCAGGTTAAGCGCTCTAATCCAATCCGTGTATTACGTGAAAACGTGGTTATCTATGAAGGTGAGCTTGAGTCACTTCGCCGCTTCAAAGATGACGTAAATGAAGTACGTAACGGCATGGAATGTGGTATCGGCGTTAAGAACTATAATGATGTTCGTGCTGGTGACCAAATCGAAGTATTTGAGATTGTTGAAGTTAAGCGTAGCTTGTAA
- the tadA gene encoding tRNA adenosine(34) deaminase TadA, whose protein sequence is MDNTDIDWMKHALRLADKAEAQGEVPVGAVVVYQGEVVGEGWNQTISLNDATAHAEILALREAGKKIGNYRLLDTTLYVTLEPCSMCAGAMVHARVKRLVFGASDLKTGAAGSVFNIVDCEQLNHRAEVEAGVLADECSENISRFFRKRREQHKLRKKQQSSDLLSDAD, encoded by the coding sequence TTGGATAATACTGATATTGACTGGATGAAGCACGCTCTGCGCTTAGCAGACAAAGCTGAGGCGCAAGGTGAAGTGCCAGTGGGGGCTGTGGTGGTTTATCAAGGTGAAGTGGTGGGCGAGGGCTGGAATCAAACCATTAGTCTTAATGATGCGACAGCACATGCCGAGATCTTAGCACTGCGCGAAGCAGGCAAGAAAATCGGTAATTACCGCCTGTTAGACACTACTCTTTACGTTACCTTAGAGCCCTGCTCAATGTGCGCTGGAGCGATGGTTCACGCGCGTGTGAAGCGTTTGGTATTTGGTGCAAGCGATCTAAAAACTGGCGCTGCAGGCAGTGTATTTAATATTGTAGATTGTGAGCAGCTTAATCACCGAGCTGAGGTGGAAGCAGGGGTGTTAGCAGATGAGTGCAGTGAGAACATTAGTCGTTTTTTTCGCAAGCGTCGTGAACAACACAAGCTGCGAAAAAAACAACAGAGCAGTGATTTACTCAGCGACGCTGACTAA
- the secG gene encoding preprotein translocase subunit SecG, with protein MYEILLVVYLVIALALIGLVLIQQGKGADMGASFGSGASNTVFGSSGSSNFLTRATAICATLFIVISLVLGNLSAKQTQQVDEWSDLSQPAAEQVLQDADVPASPANPGSDVPN; from the coding sequence ATGTACGAAATTTTATTAGTAGTTTATTTAGTTATTGCACTGGCTTTGATTGGTCTAGTGTTAATTCAGCAAGGCAAGGGTGCTGATATGGGCGCATCTTTTGGCTCTGGCGCATCTAACACAGTATTTGGTTCTTCTGGTTCAAGTAACTTCTTAACTAGAGCAACCGCTATTTGTGCAACGTTGTTTATTGTAATCAGCTTGGTGTTAGGCAACCTTTCAGCCAAACAAACCCAACAAGTTGATGAATGGAGCGATTTGTCACAGCCTGCTGCTGAACAAGTGCTTCAAGATGCTGATGTTCCAGCATCACCAGCAAACCCTGGTAGCGACGTACCAAACTAA
- the rimP gene encoding ribosome maturation factor RimP: protein MATVEQRLTDMLTPAVEALGFELLGIEYVSAGKHSIVRLFIDHENGINVDNCADVSRQASAILDVEDPISTEYNLEVSSPGLERPLFKAEHYQRFIGEIAFLQVRMPVNNRRKWQGEIIAVEDDTVVLAVDNEQHRIALGNVQKAHLVPQFD from the coding sequence TTGGCAACTGTAGAACAACGACTAACTGATATGCTTACACCAGCGGTTGAAGCGCTGGGCTTTGAGCTCTTAGGTATCGAATATGTTAGTGCTGGCAAGCACTCTATCGTGCGTCTGTTTATTGACCACGAAAACGGCATTAATGTCGACAATTGCGCCGACGTAAGTCGACAAGCTAGCGCTATTTTGGATGTTGAAGATCCAATTAGTACTGAGTACAACCTTGAGGTGTCATCTCCTGGTTTAGAACGCCCTCTTTTTAAAGCGGAACATTATCAACGTTTTATTGGTGAGATTGCTTTTTTACAGGTACGTATGCCTGTAAACAATCGCCGTAAATGGCAGGGTGAAATTATTGCTGTTGAAGACGACACTGTCGTATTAGCAGTAGACAATGAACAACATCGGATCGCGCTAGGTAACGTTCAGAAAGCGCATCTGGTTCCCCAGTTTGACTAA
- the nusA gene encoding transcription termination factor NusA, with protein MNKEVLLVVDAVSNEKALPREKIFEAMEIALATATKKKYEGDIEVRVDIDRKDGSFDTFRRWMVVENQEAIENPYREITLEAAQYEEPETELGDYVEEQIESVVFDRITTQTAKQVIVQKVREAERAQVVEQYFDQVNELVTGVVKKVSRENIIVDLGNNAEAVIHREESLPREAFRPGDRVRGLLYEVKPEARGAQLFMSRTRPEMLIELFRIEVPEIAEEMIDLKAAARDPGSRAKIAVKSNDRRIDPVGACVGMRGARVQAVSGELDNERVDIVLWDDNPAQFAINAMAPAEVASIIVDEDSHSMDIAVEADNLAQAIGRNGQNVRLASQLTGWELNVMTVEDANNKHQAEAQKAIDTFVKYLDIDEEFSTVLAEEGFTSLEEIAYVPVSELLSIDGLDEDTVNELRERAKAALVTEALAKEESLDNAEPSEELLALEGMERHLAFVLASKGVISLEDLAEQGIDELEDIEELSEEKAGELIMAARQICWFGDEE; from the coding sequence ATGAACAAAGAAGTCTTGTTGGTTGTTGATGCGGTATCGAATGAGAAAGCTCTACCGCGTGAAAAAATCTTTGAAGCTATGGAAATTGCTTTAGCAACGGCAACCAAGAAAAAATATGAAGGTGATATTGAAGTTCGCGTTGATATCGACCGTAAAGACGGTAGTTTCGACACCTTCCGTCGCTGGATGGTAGTGGAAAATCAAGAAGCAATTGAAAACCCATACCGCGAAATTACTCTAGAAGCAGCCCAATACGAAGAGCCAGAAACTGAGCTTGGTGATTACGTTGAAGAGCAAATTGAGTCAGTAGTGTTTGACCGCATTACTACGCAAACCGCTAAGCAAGTTATTGTACAAAAAGTACGTGAAGCAGAGCGTGCACAAGTTGTTGAACAATACTTCGACCAAGTGAATGAATTGGTAACCGGCGTTGTTAAAAAGGTAAGTCGTGAGAATATTATTGTTGATCTAGGTAACAATGCAGAAGCGGTTATTCACCGAGAAGAATCTCTTCCGCGTGAAGCCTTCCGCCCTGGCGATCGTGTTCGTGGTTTGTTATATGAAGTAAAACCTGAAGCGCGTGGCGCTCAGTTATTCATGAGCCGCACACGCCCTGAAATGCTGATCGAACTGTTCCGCATCGAAGTGCCAGAAATTGCTGAAGAGATGATTGATCTTAAAGCAGCTGCTCGCGACCCAGGTTCTCGCGCTAAAATTGCCGTTAAAAGCAACGACCGCCGAATCGACCCTGTAGGTGCTTGTGTTGGCATGCGAGGTGCGCGTGTTCAAGCCGTTTCAGGTGAGCTTGATAACGAACGTGTAGACATTGTGTTGTGGGACGATAACCCAGCGCAGTTTGCGATTAACGCAATGGCGCCAGCTGAAGTGGCTTCAATCATCGTTGATGAAGATAGCCACTCTATGGATATTGCTGTAGAAGCCGACAACCTTGCTCAAGCAATTGGTCGTAACGGTCAAAACGTACGTCTTGCTTCTCAACTTACCGGTTGGGAACTAAACGTAATGACCGTTGAAGATGCTAACAACAAGCATCAGGCTGAAGCTCAAAAAGCTATCGATACCTTTGTTAAGTACTTAGATATCGATGAAGAGTTTTCAACCGTTCTTGCTGAAGAAGGTTTCACTTCATTAGAGGAAATCGCCTACGTACCAGTAAGCGAACTACTAAGCATTGATGGCCTAGACGAAGACACCGTTAATGAGCTGCGTGAGCGTGCTAAAGCGGCACTAGTAACAGAAGCGCTAGCTAAAGAGGAGTCTTTAGATAATGCTGAGCCTAGTGAAGAGCTACTTGCCCTAGAAGGTATGGAGCGCCACTTAGCGTTTGTACTGGCAAGCAAAGGCGTGATTAGCTTAGAGGATCTTGCTGAGCAAGGCATCGACGAGCTAGAAGATATTGAAGAATTGTCGGAAGAAAAAGCCGGCGAACTGATTATGGCCGCCAGACAGATTTGCTGGTTTGGCGACGAAGAATAA
- the mltF gene encoding membrane-bound lytic murein transglycosylase MltF, with the protein MIKQQRFTLLLALLALFLLQGCEPNPFVSELDQIRQRGKLRVGTLYSQQVFYYDQHEQPTGMEYELLEDFANYLGVELQMVPLYNQTELYRGLHNNQVDLLAAALSPTKALRENFRFSPEIYRVDAKVVYKKNTRRPRDISQVDSPLWITTGSYHQPLLKSYRKENPELTIEATDRLDSSELLKSIVDEDIRFALVDDTTLALHQRFYPDLAEAFTLDQATSVVWMVNRLRDDSLYSALIEFIGDKHSSGDITSLYERYFGHIQRFDYVDTRAFLRSTSTRLPKYEDWFKQYAGKLDWRLIAAVSYQESHWRPHAKSFTGVRGMMMLTLPTAKSVGVTNRLDPEQSIRGGAEYLQKLINRVPDSVREDDKIWFALVSYNIGFGHMLDARRITRMRGGDPDAWVDVKENLPLLMRKKWYQQTRYGYARGQEAYNYVNNIRQYYQSLLWLDAQKKESKRRQELMKNRAPYPVNNPSTEVSEPNKTEVDSIN; encoded by the coding sequence ATGATTAAACAGCAACGCTTCACCCTGCTTCTAGCGTTGCTTGCTTTGTTTTTGTTACAAGGCTGCGAACCCAATCCCTTTGTCTCTGAGCTAGACCAGATTCGCCAACGCGGAAAACTGCGTGTGGGCACCTTGTATAGCCAGCAAGTTTTCTACTATGACCAACATGAACAGCCAACGGGTATGGAATATGAGTTATTGGAGGATTTTGCTAACTACTTAGGTGTTGAGTTGCAAATGGTGCCTTTGTACAACCAAACAGAGCTTTATCGAGGTTTACATAATAATCAGGTCGATCTTCTAGCAGCAGCGCTATCTCCAACTAAAGCGCTACGCGAAAACTTCCGCTTTTCGCCAGAAATTTATAGAGTAGATGCCAAGGTGGTTTACAAAAAAAATACCCGCCGCCCACGCGATATTAGCCAAGTAGATTCACCGCTATGGATTACTACAGGTAGCTATCATCAGCCTTTGCTTAAGAGTTACCGTAAAGAAAACCCAGAATTAACTATCGAAGCCACAGACCGCTTAGACAGCAGTGAATTATTAAAAAGCATCGTTGATGAAGACATTCGCTTCGCCTTAGTGGATGACACCACCCTAGCCCTGCATCAACGCTTTTATCCCGATTTAGCCGAAGCCTTTACCTTAGACCAAGCCACGTCCGTAGTGTGGATGGTGAACCGCTTACGTGATGACAGCTTATACAGCGCGCTGATCGAATTTATTGGTGACAAACACAGTAGTGGTGACATAACCAGCTTGTACGAGCGCTACTTTGGCCACATACAACGCTTTGATTATGTCGATACTCGGGCCTTTTTGCGCTCTACCAGCACCCGACTGCCTAAATACGAAGATTGGTTTAAACAATATGCGGGTAAACTAGACTGGCGCCTCATTGCTGCCGTGTCCTATCAAGAGTCACATTGGCGCCCACACGCTAAATCCTTTACTGGTGTACGTGGCATGATGATGTTAACCCTACCTACGGCTAAGTCTGTGGGAGTGACTAACCGACTTGATCCTGAGCAAAGCATTCGTGGTGGTGCCGAGTACTTACAAAAGCTGATTAATCGCGTACCCGACAGCGTGCGCGAAGATGACAAGATCTGGTTTGCTTTGGTGTCCTACAACATTGGTTTCGGCCACATGTTAGATGCCAGACGAATTACTAGAATGCGTGGTGGCGATCCCGATGCTTGGGTAGATGTGAAGGAAAACTTACCGCTACTAATGCGTAAAAAATGGTACCAACAAACCCGTTATGGCTACGCTCGCGGTCAAGAAGCTTATAACTATGTAAACAATATCCGTCAGTATTATCAAAGCCTGTTGTGGCTAGACGCGCAGAAGAAAGAGTCGAAGCGTCGTCAGGAGTTAATGAAGAATCGCGCCCCTTATCCAGTGAATAATCCCAGCACCGAGGTAAGCGAACCAAATAAAACAGAAGTTGATTCCATTAACTAA
- the truB gene encoding tRNA pseudouridine(55) synthase TruB yields MGQGRRKKGRPIDGILLLNKPTGVSSNGILQRIKRIYFAQKAGHTGALDPLATGMLPICLGEATKFSQFLLDSDKRYQVTAQLGVRTNTSDSDGEVVEEREVTVNQADIEAALDSFRGPINQVPSMFSALKHNGKPLYSYAREGITIEREARPITVYENNFISLDGDMLTLDVHCSKGTYIRTIIDDLGEMLGCGAHVVKLHRSQVATYPSERMVTPEQLEALLEQANEQEIAPKELLDPLLLPMDSAVAHLAEVNIPEALGGYLMQGQALQVAGAPLNDVFRLTIGEQRRFVGIGQLNDDGLVAPKRLIQSSDS; encoded by the coding sequence ATGGGACAAGGACGCAGAAAAAAGGGGCGCCCGATAGACGGCATTCTTCTGCTGAATAAGCCTACCGGCGTTTCTTCTAATGGTATTTTGCAACGTATTAAACGCATTTACTTTGCTCAAAAAGCAGGGCATACCGGCGCTTTAGACCCTTTAGCTACGGGTATGTTGCCCATTTGCTTAGGTGAAGCAACCAAGTTTTCGCAATTCCTATTAGATTCTGACAAGCGTTATCAAGTGACTGCCCAGTTAGGAGTAAGAACTAATACTTCTGATTCTGACGGGGAAGTGGTTGAAGAACGTGAAGTAACTGTCAATCAAGCTGATATAGAAGCGGCGTTGGACTCATTTCGAGGGCCGATTAATCAAGTGCCTTCAATGTTTTCTGCACTGAAGCATAATGGTAAGCCTTTGTACTCCTATGCGCGTGAAGGCATTACCATTGAACGTGAAGCTCGCCCCATTACAGTGTATGAGAATAACTTCATATCGCTTGATGGTGACATGCTGACCTTAGATGTGCATTGCAGCAAAGGCACTTATATTCGCACCATTATTGATGACTTAGGAGAAATGCTGGGTTGTGGCGCACATGTAGTTAAGCTGCATCGCTCGCAAGTAGCAACTTACCCTAGTGAAAGAATGGTTACGCCTGAGCAGTTAGAAGCGCTACTAGAGCAAGCTAATGAACAAGAGATTGCCCCTAAGGAATTGCTTGATCCTCTACTGTTACCGATGGACTCAGCAGTAGCGCACTTGGCTGAGGTAAATATTCCTGAAGCCTTAGGTGGGTATTTAATGCAAGGCCAAGCTTTGCAAGTAGCAGGTGCTCCGCTAAATGATGTATTTAGGCTAACCATTGGTGAGCAACGTCGTTTTGTGGGTATTGGTCAATTAAATGATGATGGCTTAGTTGCGCCAAAGCGTTTGATACAAAGTAGCGATAGTTAA
- the rpsO gene encoding 30S ribosomal protein S15, giving the protein MSLSSTEKAAIVAEYAREAGDTGSSEVQVALLTAQINHLQGHFKKHIHDHHSRRGLLRMVSQRRKLLDYLKRKNQASYAELIAKLGLRR; this is encoded by the coding sequence ATGTCACTAAGTAGCACTGAAAAAGCAGCAATCGTAGCTGAGTACGCACGTGAAGCAGGAGACACTGGTTCTTCTGAAGTTCAAGTTGCTTTGTTAACTGCACAAATCAACCACTTGCAAGGTCACTTCAAGAAGCACATCCATGATCACCACAGCCGTCGTGGTCTACTACGCATGGTTAGCCAGCGTCGTAAATTGCTTGATTACTTGAAGCGTAAAAACCAAGCGAGCTACGCTGAATTGATCGCTAAATTGGGCCTACGTCGTTAA